One window of Tepidanaerobacter acetatoxydans Re1 genomic DNA carries:
- a CDS encoding recombinase family protein gives MKARVYGYIRVSSKDQCEDRQRIALQNFPVPSKNIFVDKLSGKDFNRPQYRRLMQLLKPGDMLVIHSIDRLGRNYEEIQNQWRIITKEKKADIVVLDMPLLNTQKATKDLTGTFIADLVLQILSYVAQTERENIRKRQAEGIAAARLRGVQFGRPRKAIPKEFWTLKESWEKQEIASRAAAKQLGISQDTFLRWVRGD, from the coding sequence ATGAAAGCAAGAGTTTACGGCTATATTCGTGTATCCTCAAAAGATCAATGCGAAGATCGCCAGCGGATTGCCTTACAAAACTTCCCGGTTCCATCCAAAAATATTTTTGTTGATAAGCTTAGCGGCAAAGATTTTAATCGTCCCCAATACCGCCGGTTGATGCAGCTTTTGAAACCAGGCGATATGTTGGTAATTCATTCAATAGATCGCTTAGGACGCAACTATGAGGAAATACAAAATCAATGGCGTATTATTACAAAGGAAAAAAAAGCAGACATTGTAGTTTTAGACATGCCTCTATTAAATACGCAGAAGGCAACAAAGGATCTTACAGGCACCTTTATAGCCGATCTGGTGTTGCAAATCCTTTCTTATGTGGCACAAACTGAGCGAGAAAATATTCGAAAACGTCAGGCGGAAGGTATTGCCGCAGCGCGACTGCGTGGGGTGCAGTTTGGCAGACCTCGTAAAGCAATTCCAAAAGAATTTTGGACACTTAAGGAATCTTGGGAAAAGCAAGAAATTGCCTCTAGGGCAGCAGCAAAACAATTAGGCATATCGCAGGATACATTCTTAAGATGGGTCAGAGGAGACTAA
- a CDS encoding prepilin peptidase, whose translation MKNVIFAAIGGILGIGIGLFLPKIVSHILRYKCNQRNIEMPLLKLSQQTKLILFILHAALYAAAFWLMPVTSAVLTCVFITVAIVSAIIDYHIHIIANEIVLFLLMTGIVYRFIDGGITSLIGALWAFLITIGIFGGAAVFTYWRKGTIGIGAGDLKLVMAIAVTVGYPGVFYFLAGIAAAIILYCFVGLKFRMLTWNSSFPMCAHIMIGFLTGLFYPYITSF comes from the coding sequence ATGAAAAACGTAATTTTTGCCGCTATAGGAGGAATTCTTGGTATAGGAATTGGTTTATTCCTGCCGAAAATTGTTAGTCATATCCTTAGATACAAATGTAATCAGCGAAATATTGAGATGCCTTTGCTCAAACTATCGCAGCAAACTAAGCTTATACTTTTCATTTTGCATGCTGCACTATATGCAGCGGCGTTTTGGTTGATGCCGGTTACAAGTGCTGTATTGACTTGTGTCTTTATCACTGTGGCAATTGTAAGCGCAATAATTGACTATCATATTCATATAATTGCAAATGAAATTGTCCTATTTCTACTTATGACAGGTATTGTCTACAGATTTATTGACGGCGGCATCACCTCTCTTATTGGCGCTTTATGGGCATTTCTAATCACAATTGGAATTTTTGGCGGTGCTGCAGTCTTTACTTATTGGCGGAAAGGCACTATAGGCATTGGGGCAGGAGATTTGAAGCTGGTGATGGCAATCGCCGTTACTGTCGGATATCCTGGAGTCTTTTATTTCTTAGCCGGCATTGCAGCGGCTATTATACTCTATTGCTTTGTCGGGCTTAAATTTCGGATGTTGACATGGAACAGCAGCTTTCCTATGTGTGCACATATTATGATTGGATTTCTCACAGGCCTCTTTTACCCTTACATAACGTCATTTTAG
- a CDS encoding Flp family type IVb pilin has translation MMCIKKPFSCISKECGQAATEYALIIAVVVIMAIGAVAGTSGAISTEVYCKILDAVNGVVAQLP, from the coding sequence ATGATGTGCATAAAAAAGCCTTTCTCTTGTATTTCAAAAGAATGTGGACAAGCCGCTACCGAGTATGCGCTGATTATTGCTGTAGTTGTAATTATGGCTATCGGTGCGGTGGCAGGAACGAGCGGTGCAATCAGCACTGAGGTATATTGTAAGATTTTGGATGCAGTCAATGGCGTTGTAGCTCAGCTTCCTTAA
- a CDS encoding Flp family type IVb pilin: protein MRNFLNWFTSEESGQGMVEYGLIIALVAVILIVALQGMTDGLESIFGEVTDALEESAGTP from the coding sequence ATGCGCAATTTTCTAAATTGGTTTACTTCGGAAGAAAGTGGACAAGGCATGGTAGAATATGGTCTTATTATTGCCTTGGTTGCTGTGATTTTGATTGTTGCTCTGCAGGGCATGACTGATGGTCTAGAGAGCATTTTTGGAGAAGTCACAGATGCTCTAGAAGAATCTGCAGGAACTCCTTAA
- the cpaB gene encoding Flp pilus assembly protein CpaB — MNILSLKKIRLIALIAALVTCISLYLIVSNLQKGGSIALNSKTITVVTATQNIAPYTKITAEMVSAQNITASDGIQNYFTQIGDVVGKICKSDIYAGEVITSNRIAGEKDISLGLATQLENGMRAVTIAVDVEQGVAATIKAGNYVDVIYVNKVDGGSGDTTASSYLNSAAGAKNPVNSQTLYHNYGQYFAVTALQNVKVVALDNVFYKDDTKTSYQSVTLGVTPEQAAQLALMCDGEGTIRLSLRPQEDKTMISEPRGEVFENTIK, encoded by the coding sequence GTGAACATATTGTCGCTTAAAAAAATCCGTCTTATCGCTCTAATAGCGGCGCTCGTAACATGTATAAGTTTATATTTGATTGTTTCAAATTTGCAAAAGGGCGGGAGTATTGCCCTAAATTCAAAAACAATTACTGTTGTTACTGCTACGCAGAATATTGCGCCATATACAAAGATTACGGCGGAGATGGTGTCGGCACAGAATATTACTGCAAGTGATGGAATTCAAAATTATTTTACTCAAATAGGCGATGTAGTAGGAAAAATTTGCAAATCAGATATTTATGCAGGAGAAGTAATCACGTCCAATCGTATTGCCGGAGAAAAGGACATTTCTTTGGGACTTGCAACTCAGCTTGAAAACGGTATGCGCGCTGTAACTATTGCGGTAGATGTCGAGCAAGGGGTTGCCGCAACAATAAAAGCGGGAAATTATGTAGATGTCATTTATGTCAATAAAGTTGATGGAGGAAGCGGTGACACTACGGCATCTTCGTATCTTAATTCTGCTGCGGGTGCCAAAAACCCTGTGAACTCTCAGACACTTTATCATAATTATGGACAGTATTTTGCGGTTACGGCTTTGCAAAATGTTAAGGTAGTTGCTTTGGATAATGTTTTTTATAAAGATGATACCAAGACAAGTTATCAAAGCGTGACTTTAGGAGTTACTCCTGAACAAGCAGCTCAACTTGCTCTTATGTGCGATGGAGAGGGGACAATACGATTGTCGCTGAGACCGCAAGAAGACAAGACTATGATTTCAGAACCAAGAGGTGAAGTCTTCGAAAATACGATCAAATAA
- a CDS encoding AAA family ATPase, with protein sequence MKVKVLLLGSESECQRLRIYLRDDEISVVGIVSDENRVLEEISKTAADLILVTNTSPMSLRACQQIYLLRPRSVPVVLTQENDLDALQKIIETGVHYILPAQMEPAALISELKGIFTNEVNRILSLENSSASPSKSKVVLVFGTKGGIGKSTVAVNLAVKLAQRQNRVVILDYSFQFGCVGTMLGLSNRSTISELVQEQVSPNADLTRQFLALHSSGVSALLAPNSPEDGAAITARQAEQIISVLRVYYDYIIIDSAPVLNDITTVCLDCASVIVFITKCDIASLRNAKKGLAIVEALADSEKIKLVVCDDLNGQIRESDIARVLSRPIWQVIPHDYRAATEAVNLGKPVVESYPMSKLSKGLEQLALKIDGGNLMDLKGAKKNSLIYKYKRR encoded by the coding sequence ATGAAAGTAAAGGTTTTGCTTCTTGGGAGTGAAAGCGAATGCCAGCGCTTAAGAATATATCTTAGGGATGATGAAATTTCCGTTGTAGGAATTGTATCAGACGAAAACAGGGTTCTTGAAGAAATAAGTAAAACAGCAGCTGATCTAATTTTGGTAACAAATACATCTCCTATGTCTCTTCGTGCTTGTCAGCAAATTTATCTGCTGCGTCCCCGTTCTGTCCCTGTTGTACTTACACAAGAAAATGATTTAGACGCTTTACAAAAAATCATTGAAACAGGTGTTCATTATATTCTTCCGGCGCAAATGGAGCCGGCTGCATTGATTAGCGAGCTAAAAGGGATTTTTACCAATGAGGTGAACAGAATTTTATCTCTTGAAAACAGTTCTGCGTCTCCAAGTAAATCCAAGGTTGTTTTAGTATTTGGAACTAAGGGTGGTATAGGGAAATCAACAGTTGCCGTCAATCTAGCGGTAAAACTTGCACAACGACAAAATAGAGTTGTAATTTTGGACTACAGCTTCCAATTTGGATGTGTAGGAACTATGCTAGGGCTTTCCAATCGTAGTACCATTTCAGAGCTAGTTCAGGAGCAAGTAAGTCCCAATGCGGATTTAACTCGCCAATTTCTAGCTCTGCACAGTTCAGGGGTCAGTGCATTATTGGCTCCAAATAGTCCTGAGGACGGGGCAGCAATCACTGCCAGGCAAGCGGAACAAATTATATCAGTACTTAGGGTTTATTACGATTATATTATTATTGATTCTGCTCCTGTGTTAAATGACATTACAACAGTATGTTTGGATTGTGCTTCCGTAATTGTTTTTATAACAAAATGCGATATCGCCTCTCTTAGAAATGCAAAAAAGGGTCTGGCAATTGTGGAAGCCCTTGCTGATTCTGAAAAAATTAAACTGGTTGTTTGCGATGATTTGAACGGACAAATTAGAGAAAGTGATATTGCAAGAGTGCTGTCAAGGCCTATTTGGCAGGTAATACCGCATGATTATAGGGCTGCAACAGAAGCGGTTAATCTTGGGAAGCCTGTCGTAGAAAGCTATCCCATGAGCAAATTAAGTAAGGGTCTCGAGCAACTTGCATTGAAAATTGATGGTGGTAACCTTATGGATTTAAAAGGGGCAAAAAAGAACTCTTTGATATATAAGTATAAACGGCGGTGA
- a CDS encoding CpaF family protein: MSGSWLERLEKIKTGDSALSSPVSSEPLKEPAAKIDKFASLREVVHREVIDEYNRQFADGIEHTSDSADIMDIIHRSISRQGQSLTRAEEAKVAQEVFDEVMGLGPLEPLLRDETISEIMVNGANQIYIERAGRLQLTGTRFRDDSHVLKVINRIVSPLGRRCDESNPMVDARLSDGSRINAVIPPIAIHGPSITIRKFSSTPLKIGDLIGFNSLSQAMAHFLEASVKGRCNVVVSGGTGSGKTTLLNVLSGYILDEERIVTIEDVAELQLAQNHVVSLEARPSNIEGKGAVTIRDLVRNALRMRPDRIIVGEVRSAEALDMLQAMNTGHEGSLTTVHANSPRDVISRLETMVMMSGMELPAKAIREQIASAVDLIVHQARFRDGSRKIINISEVIGMEGDMITMQDVFVYHPQGYDDSGRISGKFVATGIVPRVVEKIRNNGTMCKEDWFRKE; this comes from the coding sequence ATGAGCGGTAGTTGGTTGGAAAGATTAGAAAAGATAAAGACCGGTGACTCAGCTCTATCATCACCGGTTTCGTCTGAACCATTAAAAGAACCAGCAGCAAAAATAGATAAATTTGCGTCACTTCGTGAAGTAGTTCACAGGGAAGTAATCGATGAGTATAATCGGCAGTTTGCAGACGGCATAGAACATACTTCAGATTCAGCGGACATAATGGATATTATTCATCGCTCTATTAGCCGACAGGGGCAATCGCTAACACGGGCAGAAGAGGCAAAGGTAGCACAGGAAGTTTTTGATGAAGTTATGGGTCTTGGGCCATTAGAACCCTTACTGCGAGATGAAACCATATCGGAAATTATGGTTAACGGTGCCAATCAAATTTATATTGAACGCGCAGGCAGACTGCAATTAACAGGGACACGTTTCCGGGATGATAGTCATGTACTTAAAGTAATTAACCGTATTGTATCTCCTTTGGGAAGACGTTGTGATGAGTCTAATCCTATGGTAGATGCTAGGTTATCGGATGGTTCGCGTATTAACGCAGTGATACCGCCGATTGCTATTCACGGTCCGTCTATAACTATACGAAAATTTTCGTCCACACCTCTTAAAATTGGTGATTTGATTGGATTTAACTCGTTATCACAAGCTATGGCTCACTTTTTAGAGGCAAGTGTTAAAGGTCGGTGCAATGTCGTAGTTTCCGGCGGCACCGGCTCAGGTAAAACAACGCTTTTGAATGTGCTGTCTGGATATATTCTGGATGAAGAACGAATAGTTACCATTGAGGATGTGGCAGAACTCCAATTAGCACAAAATCATGTAGTATCCTTAGAAGCCAGGCCGAGTAATATAGAAGGAAAGGGTGCAGTGACTATTCGTGATCTGGTTCGTAATGCACTGCGTATGCGGCCTGATCGAATTATTGTCGGAGAGGTACGCTCTGCAGAAGCCTTGGACATGCTGCAGGCCATGAACACTGGTCATGAAGGTTCATTAACAACAGTGCATGCCAACTCTCCCAGGGATGTGATATCCAGACTGGAGACAATGGTTATGATGTCGGGGATGGAACTTCCGGCAAAGGCTATTCGAGAGCAGATTGCATCTGCGGTGGATTTGATTGTGCATCAGGCCCGTTTTAGAGACGGGAGTAGAAAAATAATCAATATTTCAGAAGTTATTGGTATGGAGGGTGACATGATCACGATGCAGGATGTTTTTGTATATCATCCTCAGGGCTATGATGATTCTGGCAGAATCAGCGGAAAATTTGTAGCAACAGGGATTGTTCCGAGAGTAGTGGAAAAGATACGCAATAACGGGACTATGTGTAAAGAGGACTGGTTTAGGAAGGAGTGA